A window of Proteus columbae contains these coding sequences:
- the potD gene encoding spermidine/putrescine ABC transporter substrate-binding protein PotD: MKKWSSVLAASVMALSIGTASADDGKTLYFYNWTEYVPPGLLEQFTKETGIKVIYSTYESNESMYTKLKTYKEGAYDLVVPSTYFISKMSHEGMLQKIDKSKLTNFDNLDPSLLHKSFDPENDYSIPYIWGATAIGINSDEVDVSSITSWADLWKPEYKDSLLLTDDAREVFQMALLKLGYSGNTTDPKEIEEAYKELQKLMPNVLAFNSDNPANPYMQGEVNLGMIWNGSAFIAREAGAPIEMVWPKEGGIFWMDSLAIPANAKNVEGAHKLIDFLLRPEIAAKVAENIGYPTPNLAAQKLLPNVITKDNSLYPTEEIINKGEWQNDVGDATVLYESYYQKLKAGR, encoded by the coding sequence ATGAAAAAGTGGTCCTCAGTACTTGCTGCCAGCGTAATGGCATTAAGTATCGGCACAGCATCGGCTGATGATGGTAAGACATTATATTTCTACAACTGGACGGAGTATGTGCCGCCTGGTCTGCTTGAACAGTTTACGAAAGAAACTGGGATTAAGGTGATTTATTCCACCTATGAATCCAATGAAAGCATGTATACCAAGTTAAAGACCTATAAAGAAGGTGCTTATGACTTGGTGGTTCCTTCTACTTATTTTATTTCTAAAATGAGTCATGAAGGTATGCTACAAAAAATCGATAAATCAAAATTAACCAATTTTGATAATCTCGATCCTAGCCTCTTACATAAATCATTTGATCCAGAAAACGATTACTCCATTCCTTACATTTGGGGTGCGACCGCTATTGGTATTAATAGCGATGAAGTTGATGTGAGTAGCATTACTTCATGGGCAGATTTATGGAAACCTGAATATAAAGATAGCCTGTTATTAACCGATGATGCCCGTGAAGTTTTCCAAATGGCATTATTAAAATTAGGCTATTCGGGGAATACAACCGATCCTAAAGAGATTGAAGAAGCCTATAAAGAGCTACAAAAGCTGATGCCAAACGTATTGGCCTTTAATTCAGATAATCCTGCTAACCCTTATATGCAAGGGGAAGTCAATTTAGGGATGATTTGGAATGGCTCTGCATTTATTGCTCGCGAAGCTGGTGCACCTATTGAAATGGTGTGGCCAAAAGAGGGGGGTATTTTCTGGATGGATAGCTTAGCTATTCCTGCTAATGCCAAAAATGTCGAAGGTGCTCATAAACTTATCGACTTCTTATTACGCCCTGAAATTGCAGCAAAAGTGGCTGAAAACATTGGTTACCCAACACCTAATCTCGCCGCACAAAAGCTACTGCCAAATGTGATCACTAAAGATAATTCTCTTTATCCAACAGAAGAGATTATCAATAAAGGCGAATGGCAAAATGATGTGGGTGATGCGACAGTGTTGTATGAAAGCTATTATCAAAAATTAAAAGCGGGACGCTAA
- the potC gene encoding spermidine/putrescine ABC transporter permease PotC translates to MIGRLLRGGFMSIIYAYLYIPIIILIVNSFNSSRFGINWKGFTTDWYAILFNNDSLLQAAGHSLTMAVTSATFATLIGSLAAVALYRYRFRGKKFVGGMLFVVMMSPDIVMAISLLVLFMILGVSLGFWSLLFSHITFCLPFVVVTVYSRLSGFDVKMLEAAKDLGAGEFTILRKIIMPLAMPAVASGWLLSFTLSMDDVVVSSFVTGPSYEILPLKIYSMVKVGVSPEVNALATILLGLSLVLVLISQLILRDRTGKA, encoded by the coding sequence ATGATAGGACGGTTATTGCGTGGTGGATTTATGTCCATTATTTACGCGTATCTTTATATCCCGATCATCATTCTGATAGTTAACTCTTTTAACTCATCACGTTTCGGGATCAACTGGAAAGGCTTTACCACAGATTGGTACGCCATTTTATTTAATAATGACAGTCTGCTTCAAGCGGCAGGACATTCATTAACAATGGCGGTCACCTCTGCGACATTCGCCACATTAATCGGCTCATTAGCGGCGGTTGCACTTTATCGCTACCGTTTTCGTGGCAAAAAATTTGTCGGTGGTATGTTGTTTGTTGTCATGATGTCGCCGGATATTGTGATGGCGATTTCGTTACTTGTACTGTTTATGATCCTAGGTGTTTCATTAGGATTTTGGTCGCTTCTATTTTCACATATTACATTTTGCCTGCCTTTTGTTGTGGTGACTGTGTATTCACGATTAAGTGGGTTTGATGTAAAAATGCTGGAAGCTGCTAAAGATTTAGGGGCAGGTGAATTTACTATTTTACGTAAAATCATTATGCCTCTGGCAATGCCAGCAGTAGCTTCAGGTTGGTTATTAAGCTTTACGTTATCTATGGATGACGTTGTCGTTTCCTCTTTTGTGACAGGGCCAAGCTATGAAATTTTACCACTGAAAATTTACTCAATGGTAAAAGTGGGCGTTTCGCCAGAAGTGAATGCGCTTGCAACCATCCTTTTAGGTCTATCTTTAGTATTAGTATTAATTAGTCAGTTGATTTTAAGAGACAGAACTGGCAAAGCGTAA
- the potB gene encoding spermidine/putrescine ABC transporter permease PotB: MKKTRKLFQNIVITGVVGWLMLFVFLPNIMIIATSFLTRNDANLVEMVFTLDNYYRLFDPMYAEVLLHSINMAVVATLACLLLGYPFAYFLAKMPKKIQPLMLFLLIVPFWTNSLIRIYGLKIFLSTKGYFNEFLLWIGLIDKPLRIIYTPEAVVLGLVYILLPFMVLPLYSSIEKLDKPCLEAARDLGANKFQTFIRIIIPLTMPGIIAGCLLVMLPAMGLFFVADLMGGAKNLLIGNVIKSQFLNIRDWPFGAATSICLTLVMGLMLFVYYRAVKLLHKKVEIE, translated from the coding sequence ATGAAGAAAACACGTAAACTATTTCAAAACATCGTTATTACTGGTGTTGTGGGTTGGTTGATGCTGTTCGTCTTCTTGCCGAATATCATGATCATTGCGACCAGTTTTTTAACGCGTAATGATGCCAACCTTGTCGAGATGGTCTTTACACTCGATAACTACTATCGCTTATTTGATCCGATGTATGCAGAAGTGTTACTGCATTCTATTAATATGGCGGTAGTCGCAACATTAGCTTGTTTATTATTAGGTTATCCTTTTGCTTATTTCCTCGCAAAAATGCCTAAGAAAATACAGCCATTAATGTTGTTTTTATTGATTGTACCTTTTTGGACAAACTCGCTTATTCGTATTTATGGATTAAAAATATTCCTAAGTACGAAAGGTTATTTTAACGAATTCCTGTTGTGGATTGGACTTATTGATAAGCCACTCAGAATTATTTATACCCCAGAAGCCGTTGTGCTGGGGCTGGTTTATATTTTATTACCTTTCATGGTATTACCGTTATATTCCAGCATTGAAAAGTTAGATAAACCTTGTTTAGAAGCAGCGCGCGATTTAGGTGCTAATAAATTTCAAACCTTTATTCGTATTATTATTCCATTAACAATGCCGGGCATTATTGCGGGTTGTTTACTCGTGATGTTACCTGCGATGGGCTTATTCTTTGTTGCTGATTTAATGGGTGGCGCGAAAAACTTATTAATTGGTAACGTAATTAAGAGCCAATTCTTAAATATTCGTGACTGGCCTTTCGGTGCAGCCACAAGTATTTGTTTAACATTGGTGATGGGATTAATGCTGTTTGTGTATTACCGAGCCGTGAAGCTACTGCATAAGAAGGTAGAAATAGAATGA
- the potA gene encoding spermidine/putrescine ABC transporter ATP-binding protein PotA has translation MTEKTSLTPVVELKSLSKGFDGKQIISRLDLTINHGEFLTILGPSGCGKTTVLRLIAGLEDVDDGQIILDGQDITDIPAEQRFVNTVFQSYALFPHMTVFENVAFGLRMQKTPADEINIRVEEALRMVQLEDFAQRRPAHLSGGQQQRVAIARAVVNKPKVLLLDESLSALDYKLRKQMQNELKALQRKLGITFIFVTHDQEEALTMSDRIVVMREGRIEQDGTPREIYEEPTNLFVAQFIGEINIFDARVLHRIDETRIRADVEGHECDIYTTLPVTQNQQLKVLLRPEDLRVEEIHDLENLPGLIGYVRERNYKGMTLDSVVEMENGKVVMVSEFFNEDDPDVDHSLDQKIAVTWVESWEVVLADEENT, from the coding sequence ATGACTGAGAAAACATCTCTGACACCAGTTGTCGAATTAAAATCCTTAAGTAAAGGTTTCGACGGAAAACAAATTATTTCCCGCCTCGATCTCACTATCAACCATGGCGAGTTTTTAACCATCCTCGGTCCTTCGGGCTGTGGTAAGACGACGGTTTTGCGTTTAATTGCGGGTTTAGAAGACGTTGACGATGGGCAAATTATCCTTGATGGACAAGATATTACGGATATCCCAGCGGAACAACGTTTTGTAAATACGGTTTTTCAAAGTTACGCGCTTTTCCCACATATGACTGTTTTTGAAAACGTCGCATTTGGTCTTCGCATGCAGAAAACACCTGCTGATGAGATTAATATTCGCGTTGAAGAAGCATTGCGTATGGTGCAACTTGAAGATTTCGCACAACGTCGCCCAGCACACCTTTCTGGTGGACAACAACAACGTGTTGCGATTGCGCGCGCTGTTGTGAATAAACCAAAGGTCTTATTGCTTGATGAATCATTATCTGCACTGGATTACAAATTACGTAAGCAGATGCAAAATGAATTAAAAGCCTTACAACGTAAATTAGGGATCACCTTTATTTTCGTGACTCATGACCAAGAAGAGGCGCTGACCATGTCAGACCGGATCGTGGTGATGCGTGAAGGGCGTATTGAGCAAGATGGTACTCCGCGTGAAATTTATGAAGAGCCAACAAATCTGTTTGTTGCGCAATTTATAGGTGAAATTAATATCTTTGATGCGCGTGTGCTCCATCGTATTGATGAAACACGTATTCGTGCTGATGTTGAAGGTCATGAATGTGATATTTATACCACATTACCGGTGACACAAAATCAGCAACTCAAAGTATTACTTCGACCTGAAGATCTCCGTGTTGAAGAAATTCACGATCTTGAAAACCTTCCTGGGCTAATTGGTTATGTTCGTGAACGTAACTATAAAGGCATGACGCTAGATTCTGTTGTTGAAATGGAAAATGGCAAGGTGGTGATGGTCAGTGAATTCTTTAATGAAGATGATCCAGATGTTGATCACTCGTTAGACCAAAAAATTGCAGTAACTTGGGTTGAAAGCTGGGAGGTCGTACTGGCAGATGAAGAAAACACGTAA
- a CDS encoding S8 family peptidase, with the protein MNIKRKILIKLNNLDYDNKKLSFSTSHEMHHSLLTNMPLVPIISSVHQLPPKNYIDSISINFNDLNKYYYLNLPENNHYSLDEVIKILQQHPDIEYVQTVPIQPIEPPNITPDFTQYQQYLNTPEKTVNINKIKGLGICEAWKQEAYGQGIQVADIEWDFNLSHHDLSTDNITSLLPFNEKTSQADHGTAVAGLIMGKNDGKGITGLAYKLDMFYAISELTCGRIDAIIASKRILHAGDIVLYEMQTICEHQAYVPADYEMHIWEATRALTDAGIIVIMAAGNGGVDLDLPAYESYRQRHDNNSIRVGAGSPYTLNRLPFSTHGSPIHVQAWGEDVATAGYGDLFRSDDNHTYTANFSGTSSASALVAGAAAVIQSWYKDRTNSVLTPIQMRDLLIRTGTFPLLNDKIGPLPNANNAILYLKKLIKRH; encoded by the coding sequence ATGAACATTAAAAGAAAGATCCTTATAAAATTAAATAATCTTGATTATGATAATAAAAAACTGTCATTTTCTACTTCCCATGAAATGCATCATTCCCTTTTAACTAATATGCCTTTAGTTCCGATAATATCATCTGTTCATCAATTACCACCCAAAAATTATATTGATTCTATTTCAATAAACTTTAATGATCTAAATAAATATTATTACCTTAATTTACCAGAGAATAATCATTATTCTTTAGATGAAGTGATTAAAATATTACAACAACACCCTGATATTGAATATGTACAAACGGTACCGATACAACCTATTGAACCTCCTAATATTACGCCTGATTTTACTCAATATCAGCAATACTTAAATACGCCAGAAAAAACAGTGAATATTAATAAAATTAAAGGGTTAGGAATTTGTGAGGCATGGAAGCAAGAAGCATATGGGCAAGGAATACAAGTCGCTGATATTGAGTGGGATTTCAATCTTTCTCATCATGATTTATCAACGGATAATATTACGTCGTTATTACCATTTAATGAAAAAACCAGTCAGGCAGATCATGGTACAGCGGTTGCGGGATTAATAATGGGAAAAAATGATGGTAAAGGGATCACTGGACTCGCTTATAAATTAGATATGTTTTATGCCATCTCTGAATTAACTTGTGGGCGTATTGATGCGATTATTGCGAGTAAACGCATATTACATGCTGGTGATATTGTTTTATATGAAATGCAGACAATTTGTGAACATCAAGCTTATGTACCTGCGGATTATGAAATGCATATTTGGGAAGCGACTCGCGCATTAACAGATGCTGGGATCATTGTGATTATGGCAGCAGGTAATGGGGGCGTAGATCTGGATTTACCTGCTTATGAAAGTTACCGACAACGCCATGATAATAACTCAATACGTGTTGGTGCAGGTTCGCCTTATACATTAAATCGATTACCTTTCTCAACGCATGGTTCACCTATTCATGTACAAGCGTGGGGAGAGGATGTTGCAACAGCGGGTTATGGTGATCTGTTTCGAAGTGATGATAACCATACTTATACCGCTAATTTTAGTGGAACATCGTCAGCCAGTGCTTTAGTTGCGGGAGCCGCTGCTGTGATCCAATCTTGGTATAAAGACCGTACAAACAGTGTGTTAACGCCGATACAAATGCGTGACTTATTAATTAGAACAGGCACTTTTCCACTGTTAAATGACAAAATTGGTCCTTTACCGAATGCGAATAACGCAATTTTGTATTTAAAAAAATTAATAAAACGTCATTAA
- a CDS encoding CbrC family protein — MKYHPEPIKTGAFITDDTVICDCCGKLRLYIDFS; from the coding sequence ATTAAATATCATCCTGAACCGATAAAAACAGGAGCTTTTATCACAGATGATACCGTTATATGTGATTGTTGTGGAAAGCTACGCCTATATATTGATTTTAGTTAA